Proteins encoded in a region of the Polyodon spathula isolate WHYD16114869_AA chromosome 41, ASM1765450v1, whole genome shotgun sequence genome:
- the lhx1a gene encoding LIM/homeobox protein Lhx1: MVHCAGCERPILDRFLLNVLDRAWHVKCVQCCECKGNLTEKCFSREGKLYCKNDFFRRFGTKCAGCSQGISPSDLVRRARSKVFHLNCFTCMMCNKQLSTGEELYIIDENKFVCKEDFQNSSSGKDSNLLSVTACSDPSLSPDSQDQLHDDVKDSEGTTLSDKEGGNNENDDQNLGGKRRGPRTTIKAKQLETLKAAFAATPKPTRHIREQLAQETGLNMRVIQVWFQNRRSKERRMKQLSALGARRHAFFRSPRRMRTLVDRLEPGELIPNGPFTYYGDYQTEYYGPGSNYDFFPQGPPSSQAQTPVDLAFVSSSGPTGTPLGGMDHPLPGHHPSSDSQRFSDILSHHPGDSPSPEPGIPGPLHSISSEVFGPSPPFTSLSMNGGYGLSHAQAEMNEAAVW; encoded by the exons ATGGTGCACTGTGCTGGGTGCGAAAGACCCATTCTGGACAGGTTTCTGCTCAATGTTCTAGACCGAGCCTGGCACGTGAAGTGTGTGCAGTGCTGCGAGTGTAAAGGCAATTTAACGGAGAAGTGTTTCTCGAGAGAAGGGAAACTCTATTGCAAAAACGACTTCTTTAG GCGCTTTGGTACCAAGTGTGCGGGCTGTTCTCAGGGCATCTCCCCGAGTGACCTGGTGCGGAGAGCCAGGAGCAAGGTGTTTCACTTGAACTGCTTCACTTGCATGATGTGCAACAAACAGCTCTCCACCGGAGAGGAACTCTACATCATCGACGAAAACAAATTCGTGTGTAAAGAAGACTTCCAGAACAGCAGCAGCGGCAAAGATAGCAATCTCCTCTCAG TAACAGCCTGTAGCGACCCCAGCTTATCTCCGGATTCTCAAGACCAGTTGCACGATGACGTTAAAGATTCGGAAGGCACGACCCTTTCTGACAAAGAAGGCGGTAATAACGAGAATGACGACCAGAACCTGGGCGGAAAGCGACGCGGCCCCCGCACCACCATTAAAGCCAAACAACTGGAGACCCTGAAAGCGGCGTTCGCGGCCACGCCCAAGCCCACCAGACACATCCGggagcagctggcacaggagACGGGGCTCAACATGAGGGTCATTCAG GTGTGGTTCCAAAACCGGCGTTCCAAAGAGCGGCGAATGAAGCAGCTGAGCGCGCTGGGTGCCCGCAGGCACGCGTTCTTCCGCAGCCCTCGGAGGATGAGAACCCTGGTGGACAGACTCGAGCCCGGGGAGTTAATCCCCAACGGCCCCTTCACCTACTACGGAG ATTATCAAACTGAATACTACGGCCCTGGAAGCAACTATGATTTCTTCCCTCAAGGACCGCCTTCATCCCAGGCTCAAACCCCGGTGGACCTTGCTTTCGTATCTTCGTCCGGACCTACAGGCACCCCCCTGGGTGGGATGGACCACCCCTTACCTGGTCACCACCCCTCCAGCGACTCCCAGCGCTTCTCCGACATCCTTTCCCACCACCCTGGGGACTCCCCCAGCCCGGAGCCCGGCATTCCCGGCCCGCTACACAGCATCTCCTCGGAGGTGTTCGGCCCCAGCCCTCCTTTTACCTCACTCTCTATGAATGGAGGGTACGGCTTGTCACACGCGCAGGCAGAAATGAACGAAGCCGCGGTGTGGTAG